In a genomic window of Methanosarcina horonobensis HB-1 = JCM 15518:
- a CDS encoding archease, producing the protein MPSQGKKYEYLEHTADIKFLAYGDTLEEVFENAALAMFNVIIDTGKVSGETAREVSLISPDMESLLVDWLSELLYLFEVDEIVFWKFQVKEIKEENGEYSIKALASGEEYYPESHPFETEIKAVTYNQLELEKTAEGWKAQVVVDI; encoded by the coding sequence ATGCCGTCTCAAGGAAAAAAGTACGAGTATCTGGAACATACCGCAGATATAAAGTTCCTGGCTTATGGAGATACCCTGGAAGAGGTATTTGAAAATGCAGCTCTTGCCATGTTTAATGTTATAATTGATACCGGGAAAGTTTCGGGAGAGACGGCAAGAGAAGTTTCTCTTATATCGCCTGATATGGAATCTCTGCTCGTGGACTGGCTTTCTGAGCTTTTATATCTTTTTGAGGTTGATGAGATTGTCTTCTGGAAGTTTCAGGTGAAGGAAATCAAGGAAGAGAACGGGGAGTACTCAATAAAAGCTCTGGCTTCAGGTGAAGAGTATTATCCTGAAAGCCATCCATTTGAAACTGAAATTAAGGCTGTCACATATAACCAGCTGGAACTCGAGAAAACTGCCGAGGGCTGGAAAGCTCAGGTTGTTGTTGATATCTAA
- the mtrG gene encoding tetrahydromethanopterin S-methyltransferase subunit MtrG, producing MEGKAPAAFVDPAEFNEVMKRLDKIDEKVEFVNSEVAQRIGKKVGRDIGILYGAVVGLLLFLIYVSVSSMFTI from the coding sequence ATGGAAGGAAAAGCACCAGCAGCGTTTGTAGATCCAGCTGAGTTTAACGAAGTAATGAAAAGGCTCGATAAGATCGATGAAAAGGTTGAGTTTGTCAACAGTGAAGTTGCACAGAGAATCGGAAAGAAGGTAGGAAGAGATATCGGAATTCTGTACGGCGCAGTTGTAGGACTGCTTCTCTTCCTGATCTATGTCTCGGTATCATCAATGTTCACAATATAA
- the mtrH gene encoding tetrahydromethanopterin S-methyltransferase subunit H has protein sequence MFKFDRKQEVYEVGGVKFGGQPGEYPTVLVSTMFYARHKIVTDEDKGLFDKAAAETLWNTQVSMSDATGNPYVNQIVGETPEAIRRYIDWFVGIDDRTPFLIDSSAGEVRAEAARYCTEIGVANRAIHNSINASIEQAEMDVLAESDVEAAIVLAFNATDPTVKGKLDILEVGGSGQTKGMLQVAKECGIKIPLIDVAAMPLGAGSGATIRSVPTIKGKLGLPVGGGYHNMASAWDWLRKFKKTQPDPKAIYMPTDIGTNLVAQIAGSDFLLYGPIENVNQIFPAVAMVDIMLGETAKELGVEIADADNHPVTKLT, from the coding sequence ATGTTCAAGTTTGACAGGAAACAGGAAGTTTACGAAGTAGGTGGAGTTAAGTTCGGCGGACAGCCGGGCGAATACCCAACCGTGTTAGTCAGTACCATGTTCTATGCAAGGCACAAGATCGTGACCGATGAGGACAAAGGTCTCTTTGACAAAGCCGCTGCAGAAACTCTGTGGAACACCCAGGTGTCAATGAGCGATGCCACCGGAAACCCCTATGTAAACCAGATCGTGGGCGAAACCCCAGAAGCAATCAGGCGCTACATCGACTGGTTCGTTGGGATTGATGACAGGACCCCCTTCCTGATCGACTCCTCAGCCGGAGAAGTGCGTGCAGAAGCAGCCCGGTACTGTACTGAAATAGGAGTTGCAAACAGGGCAATCCACAACTCCATCAATGCAAGTATTGAACAGGCAGAAATGGACGTACTCGCAGAGAGCGATGTGGAAGCCGCAATTGTCCTGGCCTTTAACGCAACCGATCCAACCGTAAAAGGAAAACTTGACATCCTTGAAGTCGGTGGTTCCGGGCAGACTAAAGGTATGCTCCAGGTCGCCAAGGAATGTGGAATCAAGATTCCCCTTATCGACGTTGCTGCAATGCCCCTTGGCGCAGGTTCTGGCGCAACAATCCGCTCAGTTCCAACAATCAAAGGAAAGCTAGGCCTTCCTGTAGGCGGTGGATACCACAACATGGCCTCGGCCTGGGACTGGCTCCGGAAATTCAAAAAGACCCAACCAGACCCAAAAGCAATCTATATGCCTACAGACATTGGTACCAACCTGGTAGCACAGATTGCAGGTTCTGACTTCCTTCTCTATGGCCCTATCGAGAACGTCAACCAGATTTTCCCGGCTGTTGCAATGGTCGACATCATGCTTGGAGAAACTGCAAAGGAACTTGGCGTCGAGATCGCAGATGCGGACAACCACCCTGTGACCAAACTGACATAA
- the mtrA gene encoding tetrahydromethanopterin S-methyltransferase subunit A — protein sequence MVDKREPAPGWPILKGEYEVGDVKSCVAVITCASHLPGKPVLDAGAAITGSCKTENLGIEKVVAHVISNPNIRYLVVTGAEVKGHVTGQAMLSIHANGVKEHRIVGAVGAIPYVENLNDDAVARFQQQIQTVNLLDTEDMGAITAKVRELVAKDPGAFDADPLVVEISEEGEEEEEGGVVRPVSGEIAVLRSRLKGIEARMLDIGNLNKFHSGVHAGKIEGAMIGLTVTISLLGLLLLGR from the coding sequence ATGGTAGACAAAAGAGAACCCGCACCAGGATGGCCAATCCTTAAAGGAGAGTATGAAGTCGGCGATGTAAAGAGCTGTGTTGCAGTTATAACCTGCGCATCACACCTCCCCGGAAAGCCCGTACTCGATGCAGGAGCAGCAATTACTGGGTCCTGTAAAACTGAAAATCTGGGTATAGAGAAAGTCGTTGCCCACGTAATTTCAAACCCCAATATCAGGTACCTGGTTGTAACAGGGGCCGAAGTCAAAGGGCACGTTACAGGCCAGGCAATGCTCAGCATCCATGCAAACGGTGTAAAAGAGCACAGAATTGTAGGTGCAGTGGGCGCTATCCCGTATGTAGAAAACCTGAACGATGATGCAGTTGCCCGTTTCCAGCAGCAGATCCAGACCGTAAACCTGCTGGACACAGAAGATATGGGGGCAATCACAGCCAAGGTAAGAGAACTTGTGGCAAAAGACCCGGGAGCCTTTGATGCAGACCCGCTGGTTGTGGAAATCAGCGAGGAAGGAGAAGAAGAAGAAGAGGGCGGCGTGGTCAGACCGGTTTCAGGTGAGATTGCAGTGCTCCGCAGCAGGCTGAAAGGCATTGAAGCCAGGATGCTTGACATAGGAAACTTGAACAAGTTCCACTCAGGGGTTCATGCAGGAAAAATTGAAGGTGCCATGATCGGATTGACGGTAACCATATCCCTGCTTGGGTTATTACTGCTCGGGAGGTAA
- a CDS encoding CDP-alcohol phosphatidyltransferase family protein, with the protein MTFNALRPVATRVIDPLADFFIRYEVSPDTVSIISLICAFFAGLSFYYSPEYKELTLLAGILVVFNSLFDALDGVIARKSNRATPRGDFLDHVIDRYSDIFIICSIFFAGYASWQIGVAAIVGVLLTSYLGTQAQALNLGRYYGGIMGRADRLVVIIIAAFANSVYPASIAGFSILGWAVILIAVTSHITAVQRIFYIWNRLD; encoded by the coding sequence ATGACGTTTAATGCCCTGAGACCCGTTGCTACGAGAGTAATTGACCCTCTCGCAGACTTCTTTATAAGATATGAGGTCTCACCTGATACGGTTTCAATCATTTCCCTTATCTGTGCCTTCTTTGCCGGGCTCAGTTTTTATTATTCTCCTGAATATAAGGAGCTCACCCTGCTCGCAGGCATACTGGTGGTGTTTAACTCTCTTTTCGATGCTCTTGATGGGGTAATTGCACGCAAATCCAACAGAGCAACACCGAGAGGTGATTTTCTCGACCATGTAATTGACCGCTATTCGGATATTTTTATCATCTGCAGCATTTTTTTTGCAGGCTACGCGTCCTGGCAGATCGGAGTTGCGGCAATTGTAGGCGTCCTTCTTACTAGCTACCTCGGGACTCAGGCTCAGGCACTTAATCTCGGAAGATATTACGGTGGAATTATGGGAAGGGCTGACCGTCTTGTAGTGATAATTATTGCTGCTTTCGCCAACTCAGTTTACCCTGCTTCGATAGCAGGTTTTTCCATTCTGGGCTGGGCTGTCATCCTGATTGCTGTGACAAGCCATATTACGGCAGTTCAAAGAATTTTCTATATCTGGAACAGGCTGGATTGA
- a CDS encoding RtcB family protein, whose translation MVESEDTAIEESGTESVQRDIKSLVRKISDNNWEIPKGHIPGMRVPGRLFVSENLLEGIEPGTIDQIANVATLPGIQKYSMAMPDAHLGYGFAIGGVAAFDAEEGIISPGGVGFDINCGVRLIRTNLQKEDVVPHIKRLTDELFNNVPAGVGSKSRFKASDKELDSAFLEGAKWAVDAGYGVEADVEHCEGNGYLEGADPAYVSAKARNRGKPQLGTLGSGNHFLEVQYVDEIYDWEMASTFGLEEGQVTVMVHCGSRGAGHQICTDHLKELSQAVKKYGIELPDKQLACAPAQSKEAQDYFKAMLCAANYAWANRQMITHWTRESFEKIFDRDAEDMGMSLLYDVAHNVAKLEEHNIDGRKKEVYVHRKGATRAFPAGHPEVPFAYRDVGQPVLIPGSMGTPSFILCGAKEAMDVSFGSACHGAGRVMSRAHAKKEFHGQSVKENLEAHGITVRATHPSVIAEEAPGVYKSSSEVVNVVHELGIARKVARVIPLGVAKG comes from the coding sequence ATGGTAGAAAGTGAAGATACCGCTATTGAGGAATCAGGTACTGAAAGCGTACAGAGAGATATCAAAAGCCTGGTCCGGAAGATCTCCGATAATAATTGGGAAATTCCAAAAGGGCATATTCCTGGCATGAGAGTTCCAGGGCGCCTGTTTGTATCCGAAAATCTGCTTGAAGGTATTGAACCCGGGACAATTGATCAGATCGCAAACGTGGCAACACTTCCCGGCATTCAGAAATATTCCATGGCAATGCCTGATGCCCATCTGGGCTATGGATTTGCTATAGGGGGGGTTGCGGCTTTTGATGCAGAAGAAGGAATTATCAGTCCCGGAGGAGTGGGTTTTGATATTAATTGCGGAGTAAGGCTTATTCGCACAAACCTTCAAAAAGAAGATGTTGTTCCTCACATAAAGAGGTTGACTGACGAGCTATTTAATAACGTGCCTGCAGGTGTCGGCTCAAAAAGCCGGTTCAAAGCCTCTGACAAAGAGCTGGACAGTGCATTTCTTGAGGGTGCAAAATGGGCAGTGGATGCAGGATATGGTGTGGAGGCAGATGTGGAACACTGTGAAGGGAATGGCTACCTGGAAGGAGCAGACCCCGCTTATGTGAGTGCTAAAGCCAGGAACAGGGGAAAGCCCCAGTTAGGAACTCTCGGGAGCGGTAATCATTTCCTTGAAGTTCAGTATGTGGATGAGATTTATGATTGGGAAATGGCTTCAACCTTCGGGCTTGAAGAAGGCCAGGTTACGGTAATGGTTCACTGCGGGTCAAGGGGGGCAGGGCACCAGATCTGTACGGATCATCTAAAAGAGCTTTCTCAGGCTGTGAAGAAGTACGGGATTGAGCTTCCGGACAAGCAGCTTGCCTGTGCTCCGGCTCAGTCAAAGGAAGCACAGGACTATTTCAAAGCTATGCTCTGTGCTGCAAACTACGCCTGGGCAAACAGGCAGATGATCACTCACTGGACAAGGGAATCTTTTGAAAAAATCTTTGACAGGGATGCTGAAGACATGGGAATGAGCCTCCTGTATGATGTTGCCCACAATGTGGCAAAACTGGAGGAACACAACATTGACGGCAGGAAAAAAGAGGTCTACGTACACAGAAAAGGGGCAACAAGAGCTTTTCCTGCAGGACATCCGGAAGTTCCTTTTGCATACAGGGATGTGGGACAGCCGGTTTTAATTCCCGGAAGTATGGGAACTCCCTCTTTCATACTCTGTGGTGCAAAAGAGGCTATGGATGTTTCTTTCGGTAGTGCCTGTCATGGGGCAGGGAGGGTTATGAGCAGAGCCCATGCAAAGAAAGAGTTCCACGGGCAGAGCGTAAAAGAGAACCTTGAAGCTCATGGAATCACTGTAAGAGCAACTCATCCTTCCGTGATTGCCGAAGAAGCTCCCGGGGTGTACAAATCCAGCAGTGAGGTGGTAAATGTTGTGCATGAACTTGGTATTGCCCGTAAGGTCGCAAGAGTTATCCCTCTTGGAGTTGCAAAAGGTTAA
- a CDS encoding FliH/SctL family protein, whose translation MSLKKTLVILVLVCFVASLTVATVSADQKEYRQGYRDGCRDGFKDGFKEGKEDSKKTYTQTYIKKPAYKGDYEKGYEKGYSDCFPRGYQAGLKVKK comes from the coding sequence ATGAGCCTGAAAAAGACTTTGGTTATTCTGGTCTTAGTCTGCTTTGTAGCATCATTGACAGTTGCAACGGTAAGCGCAGACCAAAAAGAGTATAGACAGGGTTACAGAGATGGCTGCAGAGATGGCTTTAAAGACGGATTTAAAGAAGGCAAGGAAGACAGCAAGAAGACCTACACTCAAACATATATAAAGAAACCAGCTTATAAAGGAGACTATGAAAAAGGCTATGAAAAAGGTTATAGTGACTGCTTCCCAAGAGGCTACCAGGCAGGTCTGAAAGTTAAAAAATAA
- a CDS encoding sugar phosphate isomerase/epimerase family protein, with product MIFGASSFAGPLQELKENVGSIELYVPKLGIYNGSSLEPKKLEPILDEMSIYGFAGTVHAPYSAADLRYPAALQVDTANMGKKEFTLLEESMAIASRIGSHVVVIHPGRIGLDRKKSFASMVNNLGSLASLAEDYGVILGLENKEGTDLSNFCCEAEELSRTIEIVNSDHLKATLDIGHANLTCGGNPEKLRTFVRTLQKHIIHIHLHDNSGQWTEKYDGDEHMAPGKGCVDFSVLKLLSDYSGVYNLEVFSLEDVQAGKEVVEKALYS from the coding sequence GTGATTTTCGGAGCTTCATCTTTTGCTGGCCCCCTTCAGGAGCTGAAGGAAAACGTAGGGTCTATAGAATTATATGTCCCTAAACTCGGAATTTACAATGGTTCGTCACTTGAACCGAAAAAGCTTGAGCCTATCCTTGATGAAATGTCGATATACGGTTTTGCAGGCACAGTTCATGCTCCCTATTCTGCAGCAGATCTCAGGTATCCTGCAGCCCTGCAGGTAGATACTGCAAACATGGGGAAAAAAGAGTTTACTTTACTTGAAGAGTCCATGGCAATTGCAAGCCGGATAGGATCTCATGTAGTGGTGATCCACCCCGGCAGGATCGGACTGGATAGAAAAAAGTCCTTTGCTTCAATGGTCAACAACCTCGGGTCCCTTGCCTCTCTGGCTGAGGATTACGGAGTAATACTGGGGCTTGAAAACAAAGAAGGAACAGATCTCTCGAACTTTTGCTGTGAGGCCGAAGAACTCTCCAGAACCATTGAAATTGTGAATTCAGACCATCTTAAGGCTACGCTTGATATCGGACACGCGAATCTTACCTGTGGGGGCAACCCTGAAAAACTCAGGACCTTTGTCCGAACCCTGCAAAAACATATTATTCACATTCATCTGCATGATAACAGCGGGCAGTGGACCGAAAAATACGATGGAGACGAGCATATGGCACCAGGGAAAGGATGTGTTGATTTCTCAGTCCTCAAACTGCTCTCCGACTACAGCGGTGTTTACAATCTGGAAGTCTTCTCTCTGGAAGATGTTCAGGCTGGAAAAGAAGTCGTTGAGAAAGCTCTGTATTCCTGA
- a CDS encoding tetrahydromethanopterin S-methyltransferase subunit B: protein MSMIRIAPEVHLVMDPDTAVVAEERSDSILYSMDPVFERMDKLDGIADDLLNSLAPSKPLMNSWPGRENTSYMAGIYGNAFYGIVVGLAFSGLLALIIFIQRLIQGGM, encoded by the coding sequence ATGAGCATGATTCGCATAGCTCCCGAAGTACATCTGGTCATGGACCCGGACACTGCAGTTGTAGCAGAAGAAAGGTCAGACTCGATTCTCTATTCCATGGACCCCGTCTTTGAGAGGATGGACAAACTGGACGGGATTGCAGATGACCTGCTGAACTCCCTTGCACCCAGCAAACCGCTCATGAACTCCTGGCCTGGCCGTGAAAACACGTCCTATATGGCAGGAATTTATGGAAACGCTTTCTACGGAATCGTTGTAGGTCTCGCCTTCAGCGGGCTGCTTGCCCTGATCATATTCATACAGAGACTGATCCAGGGAGGTATGTAA
- the mtrD gene encoding tetrahydromethanopterin S-methyltransferase subunit D translates to MIDALMENILSMVYIIIGGVLISWSVHFVPVGGAPAAMAQATGIGTGTVQLAAGAGLTGLVSAGFMMNVTDNLPLILASGAVGAMIMISVTMIVGTWVYVYGVGCVPSSAKVKTDPITKYRQDLYVSQGTEGHGLPTVSFVSGVIGGCLGGIGGALVYYALIEVGLAVGLTAGAASTVTGNELVGIAAMFAIGIFFVNAVIPSYNIGGTIEGFHDPKWKKWPKAVVSSFVATILCAVVAVIAISQLGVI, encoded by the coding sequence ATGATTGACGCCCTCATGGAAAACATCCTGTCGATGGTATACATTATAATTGGTGGCGTCCTGATTTCCTGGAGTGTCCACTTCGTGCCTGTAGGCGGTGCACCTGCAGCTATGGCTCAGGCAACCGGTATCGGTACAGGTACCGTGCAGCTGGCAGCCGGAGCAGGCCTGACAGGGCTTGTAAGTGCCGGGTTCATGATGAACGTAACAGACAACCTTCCACTGATTCTCGCATCGGGTGCAGTGGGAGCAATGATCATGATTTCCGTAACCATGATTGTCGGAACCTGGGTCTATGTATATGGTGTGGGCTGTGTACCTTCCTCAGCAAAGGTAAAAACCGACCCAATTACAAAATACAGACAGGACCTGTATGTATCTCAGGGTACTGAGGGACATGGGCTTCCAACAGTCTCTTTTGTCAGCGGTGTAATCGGTGGCTGTCTTGGTGGAATTGGCGGTGCCCTCGTATATTACGCTCTTATAGAAGTGGGCCTTGCTGTAGGTCTTACTGCAGGAGCAGCCTCTACTGTTACAGGGAATGAACTTGTAGGAATTGCTGCAATGTTCGCAATAGGGATTTTCTTCGTAAACGCTGTCATTCCTTCCTATAACATCGGAGGTACGATCGAAGGTTTCCACGACCCCAAGTGGAAGAAGTGGCCAAAAGCCGTAGTATCTTCCTTTGTCGCAACTATACTCTGTGCCGTCGTGGCAGTAATCGCAATTTCACAGCTTGGAGTGATCTAA
- the mtrC gene encoding tetrahydromethanopterin S-methyltransferase subunit MtrC gives MSAGGSGGGATAAYPPQTIMAIGAIGGLAGIYLGHFMPPAFSFFGGLGAICAIVWGADAVRRVASYGLGTGVPSIGMISLGMGIVAALFGLSVGGVAGPIVSFIAAAIIGAVIGVLANKVIGMGIPIMEQAMVEIAGAGTLAIIGLSVVIAGSFNYADVVQYVVANGYIALIFIIGGMGILHPFNANLGPDEKQDRTLSVAVEKAAIALVITGFASSLHEGLMSAGLNIAVGLVIWAWAFMKYYGFIKRDAHAVVGTGLLPSAEELQ, from the coding sequence ATGTCTGCAGGTGGATCAGGAGGAGGAGCCACAGCCGCGTATCCTCCACAAACAATAATGGCTATAGGCGCAATAGGCGGCCTTGCAGGAATTTACCTGGGTCACTTCATGCCTCCAGCGTTTTCCTTCTTCGGAGGCCTTGGAGCAATCTGCGCCATTGTCTGGGGTGCTGATGCGGTTCGCCGTGTTGCAAGCTACGGACTTGGTACAGGTGTTCCGTCTATCGGTATGATCTCCCTCGGGATGGGTATAGTCGCTGCCCTTTTCGGACTTTCAGTAGGAGGCGTAGCAGGGCCCATAGTGTCCTTTATCGCAGCCGCAATTATAGGCGCCGTTATTGGTGTCCTTGCAAACAAGGTAATCGGAATGGGAATCCCCATCATGGAACAGGCAATGGTAGAAATCGCAGGTGCAGGTACTCTTGCAATTATCGGACTGAGCGTTGTCATTGCTGGATCCTTCAATTATGCAGATGTCGTTCAGTACGTCGTAGCCAACGGATACATTGCATTGATCTTTATCATAGGCGGTATGGGAATCCTTCACCCCTTCAATGCAAACCTTGGACCTGACGAAAAGCAGGACAGGACTCTGTCTGTGGCTGTTGAAAAAGCAGCTATTGCATTAGTCATTACAGGATTTGCATCTTCACTCCATGAAGGACTGATGTCAGCCGGATTAAATATCGCCGTAGGGCTTGTTATCTGGGCCTGGGCCTTTATGAAGTACTATGGATTTATCAAGAGAGATGCACATGCGGTTGTTGGAACCGGGCTGCTGCCAAGTGCGGAGGAATTACAATGA
- a CDS encoding tetrahydromethanopterin S-methyltransferase subunit F, producing the protein MKMAEEYGKGVPMVLNPQMGAIDGTVESIRYRAQLIARNQKLDSGVMSTGFIGFAAGFLFSLLMVVVLPLMAGL; encoded by the coding sequence ATGAAAATGGCAGAAGAATATGGAAAAGGAGTCCCAATGGTGCTCAACCCTCAGATGGGTGCAATTGACGGTACTGTTGAGAGTATTCGGTACAGAGCACAGCTGATCGCGAGGAACCAGAAGCTGGATTCCGGGGTAATGTCTACCGGATTTATTGGCTTTGCAGCAGGTTTCCTCTTTTCACTGCTGATGGTGGTAGTACTCCCGTTAATGGCCGGTCTCTAA
- the mtrE gene encoding tetrahydromethanopterin S-methyltransferase subunit E: protein MEPLIGMGVLALIGVAATIAGASEDLESDVGSQSNPNSQVQLAPQMMFPHRIYNKAVSGEPPSNALMCSVGAAIATVLISEFTLSPLFALVFGALIAACVHATFAVTSTMGRCASQRRFKQPVYLDMIRSHTPVIMGYSFITTFCVLIVSYLMTVVLGHPFPLTMLAFIWGITVGAIGSSTGDVHYGAEREFQQFEFGSGLNASNSGNIVRYAESGLRNGYDNSWFCAKFGGPVTGIAFGMTVFLGSWITTVFDPARGLSQGWYSVIAGVIIVLILIIWNWKIEVKARSDFGPYKEDKSEEASA, encoded by the coding sequence ATGGAACCACTCATAGGCATGGGAGTGCTGGCACTTATTGGCGTAGCTGCAACCATTGCAGGTGCTTCAGAAGACCTAGAATCCGATGTCGGATCCCAGAGTAACCCCAACTCACAGGTCCAGTTAGCTCCCCAAATGATGTTTCCGCACAGAATATATAACAAAGCGGTATCAGGGGAACCCCCCTCAAACGCATTGATGTGCTCGGTCGGTGCAGCCATCGCTACAGTATTAATAAGTGAGTTCACTTTGTCTCCGCTCTTTGCACTTGTCTTCGGCGCCCTTATTGCAGCATGTGTCCATGCTACTTTTGCCGTCACATCTACAATGGGCAGATGTGCTAGCCAGAGGCGTTTCAAGCAGCCGGTTTATCTGGATATGATCAGAAGCCATACACCTGTAATTATGGGATACTCATTCATAACGACTTTCTGTGTCCTTATAGTATCATACCTGATGACCGTTGTTCTCGGACATCCTTTCCCGCTAACCATGCTGGCTTTTATCTGGGGTATCACGGTAGGCGCAATTGGCTCATCCACAGGTGACGTCCACTACGGTGCAGAGCGTGAATTCCAGCAGTTCGAGTTCGGCTCAGGACTCAACGCTTCAAACTCGGGAAACATTGTCAGATATGCAGAATCCGGACTCAGGAACGGGTACGATAACTCCTGGTTCTGTGCCAAATTCGGAGGTCCTGTTACAGGTATTGCTTTTGGTATGACCGTATTCCTTGGTAGCTGGATTACCACTGTTTTTGATCCTGCAAGAGGTCTCTCGCAGGGCTGGTACTCTGTTATCGCAGGTGTCATTATTGTCCTTATCTTAATTATCTGGAACTGGAAAATTGAAGTCAAAGCCCGCAGCGATTTCGGACCTTATAAGGAAGACAAAAGCGAGGAGGCTTCAGCATGA
- a CDS encoding aldolase, producing MAVFLYISLKMWQEMAKYGRKLVEYGLVESNFGNISARAGGRMLITRSGTALDEITGDNVVEVDIQDTSSLDIIASSETVVHREIYRKTSALAIIHAHCPYVVVESLLAGPGKVIVPVDSEGQYFLGNIPVVGGGIGSRELAENLANSLSGHRGAVVFSHGTFAIGRTLEEAYIVTTQLEHSCRVKYLYELAAVKK from the coding sequence ATGGCAGTCTTCCTCTATATCTCGCTTAAGATGTGGCAGGAAATGGCAAAATACGGGCGCAAGCTGGTGGAATACGGGCTTGTGGAATCAAATTTCGGGAATATCAGCGCCAGGGCCGGGGGCAGGATGCTTATTACCCGGAGCGGGACTGCTCTTGACGAGATTACCGGCGATAATGTTGTTGAGGTGGATATTCAGGATACCTCATCCCTGGATATAATTGCATCTTCCGAGACTGTGGTGCACAGGGAGATATACAGGAAGACCTCTGCCCTTGCAATAATTCACGCTCATTGCCCGTATGTAGTAGTGGAATCACTGCTTGCCGGTCCAGGTAAGGTAATTGTTCCTGTGGATAGTGAGGGGCAGTATTTTCTTGGGAACATTCCGGTTGTAGGGGGCGGGATAGGGAGTAGAGAGCTTGCTGAAAACCTTGCAAATTCGCTTTCAGGACACAGGGGAGCTGTAGTATTCAGTCACGGAACTTTTGCCATCGGAAGAACTCTTGAAGAAGCTTATATTGTGACCACGCAGCTTGAGCACTCCTGCAGAGTAAAATACCTGTATGAGCTAGCAGCCGTGAAAAAGTGA